A region from the Bradyrhizobium sp. CCBAU 53340 genome encodes:
- the repC gene encoding plasmid replication protein RepC gives MQSRAPTTPFGRRSLKLAHVATQVAVSTRPSEKIVHKWKIFQAICIARPRLGISERALTVLDALLSFHPETTLTGEGDLIVFPSNNQLTLRAHGMPVSTLRRHLAVLVDAGLIVRRDSPNGKRYARKGSGGDIERAFGFDLSPLVVRAEEFERLAEEIKAEARAIKHARERITLCRRDIAKMIATGIEENVPTHREWKGPADWDEVHRAFRSIVETIPRRATCQELEAIADELSQLADDVLNLLETHVQAANMSANESHTERHLQNSNPNTLTELEPSLQEGRAASTEPQPQPARFAEGSYPLGMVLSACPDIVDYAKGGISNWRDFIATAAVVRSMLGISPSAWEEAQSVMGETQAAIVVGCILQRGEVIRSAGGYLRGLTRKAEAGEFSLGPILMAQINSRLHEKRRA, from the coding sequence ATGCAATCACGTGCCCCAACGACGCCCTTTGGGCGGCGCTCGTTGAAGCTTGCCCATGTGGCAACACAAGTCGCAGTATCGACCAGGCCATCGGAAAAGATCGTCCATAAATGGAAGATCTTTCAGGCCATCTGCATCGCAAGGCCGCGCCTCGGTATCTCTGAGCGTGCGCTGACGGTGCTGGATGCTCTGCTCAGCTTTCATCCCGAGACTACGCTCACGGGTGAGGGTGACCTCATCGTGTTTCCGTCAAACAATCAGCTGACGCTGCGAGCTCACGGCATGCCGGTGTCCACGTTGCGGCGTCATCTCGCTGTGCTTGTCGACGCCGGGCTCATCGTTCGCAGGGATAGTCCGAACGGCAAGCGCTACGCTCGCAAAGGCAGCGGCGGTGACATCGAGCGCGCCTTTGGCTTTGACTTGTCGCCACTCGTCGTTCGCGCCGAAGAGTTCGAGAGGCTGGCTGAGGAAATCAAAGCGGAGGCTCGTGCTATCAAACATGCGCGCGAGCGCATCACACTCTGCCGTCGTGACATCGCCAAGATGATTGCAACGGGCATCGAGGAAAACGTGCCGACCCACAGGGAATGGAAGGGGCCGGCTGATTGGGACGAGGTGCATCGGGCATTCCGTTCGATCGTCGAGACGATTCCACGCCGGGCGACCTGCCAAGAACTTGAGGCGATCGCCGACGAACTATCGCAGCTTGCCGACGACGTCCTCAATCTGCTGGAAACTCACGTCCAAGCAGCAAATATGAGCGCCAATGAGTCCCATACTGAGCGTCACTTACAGAATTCAAACCCAAACACTCTTACTGAACTTGAACCTAGCCTCCAAGAAGGCAGGGCGGCGAGTACCGAGCCGCAACCACAACCGGCGCGATTTGCGGAAGGCTCCTATCCTTTGGGTATGGTCTTGAGCGCATGTCCAGACATCGTCGACTACGCCAAGGGAGGGATTTCAAACTGGCGCGATTTCATTGCGACTGCGGCGGTCGTTCGATCCATGCTTGGCATCAGTCCCAGCGCGTGGGAGGAGGCGCAGAGCGTCATGGGGGAGACTCAGGCTGCAATTGTGGTCGGCTGCATCCTGCAGCGAGGGGAGGTCATCCGTTCAGCCGGCGGATATCTGCGGGGGCTGACGCGAAAAGCCGAGGCCGGCGAATTCTCGCTCGGGCCAATCCTAATGGCGCAGATCAACTCACGACTGCACGAAAAACGAAGGGCCTAA
- the groL gene encoding chaperonin GroEL (60 kDa chaperone family; promotes refolding of misfolded polypeptides especially under stressful conditions; forms two stacked rings of heptamers to form a barrel-shaped 14mer; ends can be capped by GroES; misfolded proteins enter the barrel where they are refolded when GroES binds) yields the protein MAAKEVKFSVEARDKMLRGVDVLANAVKVTLGPKGRNVVLDKSFGAPRITKDGVTVAKEIELDDKFENMGAQMVREVASKSADAAGDGTTTATVLAQAIVKEGAKSVAAGMNPMDLKRGIDLAVEAVVADLQKNSKKVTSNDEIAQVGTISANGDQEIGKFLSDAMKKVGNEGVITVEEAKSLETELDVVEGMQFDRGYISPYFVTNADKMRVEMDDAYILINEKKLSSLNELLPLLEAVVQTGKPLVIVAEDVEGEALATLVVNRLRGGLKVAAVKAPGFGDRRKAMLQDIAILTGGQAISEDLGIKLENVTLNMLGRAKKVMIDKENTTIVNGAGKKADIEARVAQIKAQIEETTSDYDREKLQERLAKLAGGVAVIRVGGATEVEVKERKDRVDDAMHATRAAVEEGIVPGGGVALLRASEQLKGLRTKNDDQKTGVEIVRKALSAPARQIAINAGEDGSVIIGKILEKDQYAYGFDSQTGEYGNLVSKGIIDPTKVVRTAIQNAASVAALLITTEAMVAELPKKAAAGPAMPPAGGMGGMDF from the coding sequence ATGGCAGCCAAAGAAGTCAAATTCTCGGTTGAAGCGCGCGACAAGATGCTGCGCGGCGTCGACGTCCTCGCCAACGCGGTGAAGGTCACGCTCGGTCCGAAGGGCCGCAACGTCGTGCTCGACAAGTCGTTCGGCGCTCCCCGCATCACCAAGGACGGCGTCACCGTCGCCAAGGAGATCGAGCTCGACGACAAGTTCGAGAACATGGGCGCCCAGATGGTGCGCGAAGTCGCCTCGAAGTCCGCTGACGCGGCCGGCGACGGCACCACCACCGCCACCGTGCTGGCCCAGGCGATCGTGAAGGAAGGCGCCAAGTCGGTCGCCGCCGGCATGAACCCGATGGACCTCAAGCGCGGTATCGACCTCGCGGTCGAGGCTGTGGTTGCAGACCTCCAGAAGAACTCCAAGAAGGTCACCTCGAACGACGAGATCGCCCAGGTCGGCACCATCTCGGCCAACGGCGACCAGGAGATCGGCAAGTTCCTCTCCGACGCCATGAAGAAGGTCGGCAACGAGGGTGTCATCACCGTCGAGGAAGCCAAGTCGCTCGAGACCGAGCTCGACGTCGTCGAGGGCATGCAGTTCGACCGCGGCTACATCTCGCCCTACTTCGTCACCAACGCCGACAAGATGCGCGTTGAGATGGACGACGCCTACATCCTCATCAACGAGAAGAAGCTCTCCTCGCTGAACGAGCTGCTGCCGCTGCTCGAGGCCGTGGTGCAGACCGGCAAGCCGCTGGTCATCGTCGCCGAGGACGTCGAAGGCGAGGCCTTGGCCACGCTTGTTGTGAACCGTCTGCGCGGCGGCCTGAAGGTCGCGGCCGTCAAGGCTCCGGGCTTCGGCGATCGCCGCAAGGCCATGCTGCAGGACATCGCGATCCTGACCGGCGGCCAGGCGATCTCGGAAGATCTCGGCATCAAGCTCGAGAACGTCACGCTCAACATGCTCGGTCGCGCCAAGAAGGTGATGATCGACAAGGAGAACACCACGATCGTCAATGGCGCCGGCAAGAAGGCCGACATCGAGGCGCGCGTGGCCCAGATCAAGGCGCAGATCGAGGAGACCACCTCGGACTACGACCGTGAGAAGCTCCAGGAGCGTCTTGCCAAGCTCGCAGGCGGCGTCGCGGTGATCCGCGTCGGCGGCGCGACCGAGGTCGAGGTGAAGGAGCGCAAGGATCGCGTTGATGACGCGATGCATGCGACCCGCGCGGCTGTCGAGGAAGGCATCGTCCCGGGCGGCGGCGTCGCCCTGCTCCGTGCCTCCGAGCAGCTCAAGGGCCTGCGCACCAAGAACGACGACCAGAAGACCGGCGTCGAGATCGTGCGCAAGGCGCTGTCGGCTCCCGCTCGCCAGATCGCGATCAACGCCGGTGAAGACGGCTCGGTGATCATCGGCAAGATCCTGGAGAAGGACCAGTACGCCTACGGCTTCGACAGCCAGACCGGCGAATACGGCAACCTGGTCTCCAAAGGCATCATCGACCCGACCAAGGTGGTCCGCACCGCGATCCAGAACGCAGCCTCCGTTGCAGCGCTCCTGATCACCACCGAAGCCATGGTCGCCGAGCTGCCGAAGAAGGCCGCTGCCGGCCCCGCGATGCCCCCCGCCGGCGGCATGGGCGGCATGGACTTCTAA
- the repB gene encoding plasmid partitioning protein RepB — translation MSKRTDAIRGLFTAAPQTSPLSADNTAPAPLARVSSGAVRSLKESFSEVEKENQELRDKLTSGATIVEIDPGLIDPSPVSDRFRDDDTASYELLKQSISQIGQEVPVLVRKHPTMPGRYQSAYGHRRVRAARELGIAVKAILKPLSDEALVVAQGLENAPREDLSFIERAMFAMRIEDAGHKRAVVQDALAVDRAEASKLIAVARSIPPDIIDAIGKAPKVGRGRWQSFADLLADASVIDRVRAAIGDDKFAGRESDDRFLTVFSAANKPAATRQFARSSAVLASDGQRIAQVRQGDRELKLTIDKKVPALFADFLITQLPNLFETFCKSDRSEETTGA, via the coding sequence ATGAGCAAGCGCACGGATGCTATCAGGGGGCTTTTTACTGCCGCACCTCAGACGAGTCCGTTGTCAGCTGACAACACAGCACCAGCGCCGCTGGCGCGGGTGTCGTCAGGTGCTGTGCGCTCGCTGAAGGAATCTTTCTCAGAAGTTGAGAAGGAGAATCAGGAGCTTCGGGACAAGCTCACATCTGGCGCGACGATCGTAGAGATCGATCCCGGTCTGATAGATCCCTCGCCCGTGTCTGATCGTTTTCGCGACGACGACACGGCTTCTTACGAACTTCTCAAGCAATCGATTTCGCAGATCGGCCAGGAGGTTCCTGTCCTCGTCCGCAAGCATCCGACAATGCCGGGACGATATCAGAGCGCTTATGGTCATCGCCGGGTGCGTGCCGCGCGCGAGCTGGGTATTGCCGTCAAAGCGATCCTAAAACCGCTCTCCGACGAAGCCCTCGTCGTGGCACAAGGCCTTGAGAACGCGCCGCGGGAGGATTTGAGCTTCATCGAGCGCGCGATGTTCGCAATGCGCATCGAAGATGCCGGGCACAAGCGCGCAGTCGTTCAAGACGCGCTCGCAGTCGATAGGGCCGAAGCGTCAAAACTGATTGCGGTTGCGAGATCCATTCCGCCCGACATTATCGATGCTATTGGCAAGGCCCCAAAGGTTGGCCGCGGGCGATGGCAGAGCTTTGCTGATCTCTTGGCGGATGCGTCGGTGATCGACCGCGTAAGGGCGGCGATCGGGGACGACAAGTTCGCCGGCCGTGAGTCAGACGACAGATTTCTGACGGTGTTCTCGGCCGCGAATAAACCTGCTGCAACTCGCCAATTCGCGCGATCGTCTGCTGTGCTCGCCTCAGATGGACAGCGCATCGCTCAGGTCCGTCAGGGCGATCGAGAACTCAAGTTGACCATCGACAAGAAGGTCCCGGCGTTGTTCGCGGACTTTCTTATCACCCAGCTTCCGAACCTGTTCGAGACGTTTTGCAAATCGGACAGATCCGAGGAGACCACCGGGGCTTAG
- a CDS encoding co-chaperone GroES: MKFRPLHDRVVVKRIDAEEKTAGGIIIPDTAKEKPSQGEVVAVGPGGRDEAGKLIPIDLKVGDRVLFGKWSGTEVKIDGQDLLIMKESDVMGVLEVAESKKKAA; encoded by the coding sequence ATGAAATTCCGTCCGCTTCACGACCGCGTCGTGGTCAAGCGCATCGACGCAGAAGAGAAGACCGCTGGCGGCATCATCATTCCCGACACTGCCAAGGAAAAGCCCTCCCAGGGCGAAGTCGTCGCCGTCGGCCCCGGTGGCCGCGACGAAGCTGGCAAGCTGATCCCGATCGACCTGAAGGTCGGCGACCGCGTGCTGTTCGGCAAGTGGTCCGGCACCGAGGTCAAGATCGACGGCCAGGACCTGCTGATCATGAAGGAGAGCGACGTGATGGGCGTTCTCGAGGTCGCCGAGTCCAAGAAGAAGGCGGCTTAA
- the repA gene encoding plasmid partitioning protein RepA gives MRVFETEEGWPETASARISCHATLLSGQLRSLGAALFPPAAAKTLRPFSSGEVAKIVRVSDGYLRQLSLDGLGPAPAIGHGGRRSYTLAQVNELRAYLAAARPREAVDFLPRRRPGEKLQIITVANFKGGSAKTTTALYLAQYLALSGFRVLAIDLDPQASLSAMFGYQPEFDIGQSETIYGAIRYDDQRRPMREVVRPTYFEGIGLVPGNLELMEFEHHTPRAMVERRERGHDLFFRRLASAIDQVSDDYDVVVIDCPPQLGYLTMGALNAATAMLVTIHPQMVDVASMSQFLLMTSDLMSVIEEAGGRLDHDFIRYVITRHDPNDVPEAQIVALLRNLFRENVLQATAWKSTAISNAGLTKQSLYELDRGSVGRGAYDRAVESVDAINAEIVQLLKKVWGR, from the coding sequence ATGAGAGTTTTTGAGACAGAGGAGGGGTGGCCGGAGACAGCGAGCGCGCGCATTTCCTGCCATGCCACTCTACTCTCTGGTCAACTCCGCTCGTTGGGCGCCGCCCTTTTTCCACCAGCGGCTGCCAAGACTCTTCGCCCGTTCTCCTCCGGAGAGGTGGCCAAGATCGTTCGCGTGTCAGACGGCTATTTGCGGCAACTTTCCCTCGACGGCCTGGGACCTGCCCCCGCGATCGGTCATGGCGGGCGGCGGTCGTATACCTTAGCTCAAGTGAATGAGCTGCGGGCCTATCTGGCTGCAGCCCGCCCGCGGGAGGCAGTTGATTTTCTCCCACGGCGGCGCCCCGGCGAAAAGCTTCAAATCATCACGGTCGCTAATTTCAAGGGCGGCTCGGCCAAAACAACGACCGCCCTGTATCTGGCCCAATATCTCGCCCTTTCCGGCTTTCGAGTTCTGGCCATCGACCTCGATCCGCAAGCCTCTTTGTCGGCCATGTTCGGCTATCAGCCGGAATTCGACATTGGGCAAAGCGAAACCATTTACGGCGCCATCCGCTATGACGACCAGCGCCGCCCCATGCGTGAAGTTGTGCGGCCGACCTATTTCGAGGGTATAGGCCTAGTGCCTGGCAATCTCGAACTCATGGAGTTTGAGCATCACACGCCGCGCGCCATGGTCGAGCGCCGCGAACGTGGACATGATCTTTTTTTTCGCCGCCTAGCGAGCGCAATCGATCAGGTAAGCGACGACTATGATGTCGTGGTGATCGACTGCCCACCTCAGCTCGGCTACCTGACGATGGGCGCTTTGAATGCGGCGACGGCGATGCTGGTGACAATCCACCCGCAGATGGTCGATGTCGCATCGATGAGCCAATTCCTTCTGATGACGTCGGATTTGATGTCCGTCATCGAGGAGGCGGGCGGCCGCCTCGATCACGATTTCATCCGCTATGTGATCACGCGCCATGATCCGAATGACGTGCCTGAGGCTCAGATCGTTGCGCTGCTGCGCAATCTGTTCCGCGAAAACGTGCTGCAAGCGACAGCCTGGAAATCCACTGCGATCTCCAATGCTGGCCTGACAAAACAATCGCTCTATGAGCTTGACCGCGGATCCGTCGGACGCGGCGCCTATGACAGGGCGGTTGAATCTGTCGATGCTATCAATGCGGAGATCGTGCAGCTGCTGAAGAAGGTGTGGGGACGATGA
- a CDS encoding aminotransferase class I/II-fold pyridoxal phosphate-dependent enzyme produces the protein MNYQLWIFSDECYSSFVFTRERHESIVMAQPGVRSRTILVNAFSKELAITRWRLGYLAAPRRSFLRPGSCRDI, from the coding sequence ATCAACTACCAGTTATGGATCTTTTCCGACGAATGCTATTCCAGCTTCGTATTCACTCGTGAGCGCCATGAATCGATTGTCATGGCGCAGCCCGGCGTACGTTCACGGACGATCCTGGTCAACGCTTTCTCCAAGGAACTGGCGATCACTCGCTGGCGACTGGGCTATTTAGCAGCCCCCCGGAGATCGTTTCTGCGGCCAGGAAGTTGCAGGGACATATGA